A region of Effusibacillus pohliae DSM 22757 DNA encodes the following proteins:
- a CDS encoding YbdD/YjiX family protein, whose amino-acid sequence MKQVFGWISQARSNIKTIFGMPDYEKYLEHHRSTHPDRPPMSEKEYYMYALKNRYDSGTVNRCC is encoded by the coding sequence GTGAAACAGGTTTTCGGGTGGATCAGCCAGGCAAGGTCAAATATCAAGACGATTTTTGGCATGCCCGATTACGAGAAGTATTTGGAGCATCACCGATCCACCCATCCCGACCGGCCTCCCATGTCGGAAAAAGAGTATTATATGTACGCGCTGAAAAACCGTTATGACAGCGGAACGGTCAACCGCTGCTGCTAA